One Besnoitia besnoiti strain Bb-Ger1 chromosome VIII, whole genome shotgun sequence DNA segment encodes these proteins:
- a CDS encoding hypothetical protein (encoded by transcript BESB_082130) → MAEAFAHASLPPRRLLAACGFAAMAFATPLLAYGTEGDRAPQRSPEAATSPSFSEGRLMMRRGGARSAEGAQKDADPRAAAKLRPEDAVNQLMVELLEDNAEYQALQRRRHLENIVKRYADEESVHVEDHALFQKERQRLLRLDKRWNMWVTLLGTTLLLTLAASGSALFREHFYGEWQDTPAERLHEKFLTQLLWATAFLSALVSVFANWRRQRTNKKFTEQGARLERMTYEAGAGVDPQREPLLGPTAEDEKRHQREMRKRAATEQQ, encoded by the coding sequence ATGGCGGAAGCATTCGCGCATGcgtccctgccgccgcgtcgcctgctggcCGCCTGCGGTTTCGCCGCGATGGCCTTCGCAACCCCTTTGCTGGCGTATGGAACTGAAGGTGACAGAGCACCGCAGAGGAGCCCTGAAGCAGCCACCAGCCCCTCTTTTTCTGAAGGTCGGCTGATGATGCGAAGGGGAGGCgctcgcagcgccgagggcgcaCAGAAGGACGCTGaccctcgcgcggcagcgaagctGCGTCCGGAGGACGCGGTGAACCAGTTGATGGTAGAGCTCCTGGAAGACAACGCAGAGTATCAAGCGCTTCAGCGACGTCGCCACCTGGAGAACATTGTTAAGCGCTATGCGGATGAGGAGTCGGTGCACGTCGAGGACCACGCGCTTTTTCAGAAGGAGCGCCaacgccttcttcgcctcgacAAGAGATGGAACATGTGGGTGACTCTTCTGGGGACGACTCTTCTACTGACGCTGGCCGCCTCAGGTTCCGCACTCTTCCGCGAACACTTTTACGGCGAATGGCAAGACACGCCCGCGGAGCGTCTCCACGAAAAGTTCTTGACTCAACTCCTGTGGGCGACGGCTTTCTTGAGCGCCCTCGTGAGCGTGTTCGCCAACTGGAGACGACAGCGAACCAACAAGAAATTCACCGAGCAGGGCGCACGCCTTGAACGCATGACCTacgaggcaggcgctggcgtcgACCCCCAGCGTGAGCCGCTGCTCGGTCCCACCGCTGAGGACGAGAAGCGACACCAGAGGGAGATGAGGAAACGCGCAGCGACGGAACAGCAGTGA